A portion of the Thermosediminibacter oceani DSM 16646 genome contains these proteins:
- a CDS encoding LacI family DNA-binding transcriptional regulator gives MPTIKDIALLAGVSVTTVSRALNGYSDVSEATRQKIKKIAEELNYTPNSIARGLVMKKTNTVGLVVSEIIKPGVYHPFFLEVLSGIKAALHKSGYDIILFTVDPESQGKTSYERLCKERKVDGTIVQGLKLSDPYIEQIKSTDIPTVLIDIPILTERVGYVSSDNVKGAFDAVNYLVQIGHSEIGFINGHKDAAVSIERLEGYRKALEHHGIPYDERYVAYGDYTQQSGAEAFKELLREIPQITAVFCASDLMAVGALKAAGEMGKKVPGEISIVGFDDIELATIITPNLTTIRQEKYRIGYKAAELLLSIIRGEKPRHVVVPHRLVVRQSTRALRTGCTPEQ, from the coding sequence ATGCCTACTATTAAGGATATAGCACTGCTGGCAGGCGTGTCAGTCACCACCGTTTCCAGGGCGCTCAACGGGTATTCGGATGTGAGCGAAGCAACCAGGCAAAAGATAAAGAAGATAGCGGAGGAACTCAATTACACCCCCAACTCTATTGCAAGGGGGCTGGTGATGAAAAAGACGAATACGGTAGGTCTGGTTGTGTCCGAAATAATAAAGCCGGGGGTATACCACCCCTTTTTCCTGGAGGTGCTGTCGGGTATCAAGGCGGCCCTTCATAAGTCGGGTTACGATATCATACTCTTCACCGTAGACCCCGAATCCCAGGGAAAAACTTCCTACGAAAGGCTGTGCAAGGAGCGAAAAGTAGACGGCACCATAGTGCAGGGCTTAAAACTGAGCGACCCTTACATCGAACAGATTAAAAGCACTGATATTCCAACGGTACTGATAGACATACCCATCCTCACCGAAAGGGTAGGGTATGTGAGTTCAGATAACGTTAAGGGGGCTTTCGATGCGGTAAATTACCTGGTGCAGATAGGGCATAGTGAAATCGGCTTTATAAACGGGCATAAAGACGCCGCCGTCAGTATTGAAAGGCTGGAAGGATACAGGAAAGCTCTGGAACACCACGGAATCCCGTATGACGAACGATATGTGGCGTACGGGGATTACACCCAGCAGAGCGGAGCCGAGGCTTTTAAAGAACTGCTTCGGGAGATTCCTCAGATCACTGCTGTCTTTTGCGCCTCAGACCTGATGGCTGTGGGAGCTCTCAAGGCTGCCGGGGAGATGGGAAAAAAGGTACCGGGAGAGATCTCGATAGTGGGATTTGACGACATAGAGCTCGCCACAATAATAACTCCGAACCTCACCACGATAAGGCAGGAGAAGTACAGGATAGGGTATAAGGCCGCCGAACTTCTGCTGTCGATTATAAGGGGAGAAAAACCCAGGCACGTGGTAGTACCCCACAGGCTCGTCGTCCGTCAGTCAACCCGGGCCTTACGTACAGGATGCACGCCAGAGCAGTAA
- a CDS encoding amylo-alpha-1,6-glucosidase, whose product MHKVIKEDGVFVETCESGDIEESTLGMFYQDTRYLSKYELKINGKRPVFLSASAEKNYFKEVYLADEKNEVLISRKSCIYKNTFNERIRLTNYGLRTSELYLTIELDADFKHMFEVRGFAGRKGTGKKLAPVVEPRKIILRYTGSDNILRSTVITFSRNITSFKDGRLGFSVELGPKESFDLCVCVHAGEIDSQDFISSDFEKNFKAIRESYDLWFERCTKVFTDSSQFNNLYKRSLADLRMLLSDFGEGPMAVAGIPWFAVPFGRDSIITGIQALLANTEIARGTLGTMARYQGQKLDPWSDEEPGKIMHELRQGELVNTKEVPFGPYYGTLDATPLFLILLSEYYNWTGDKKFFMELFPAAEKALKWMEQYGDRDGDSFLEYIREKEGGLVNQGWKDSKDSVVFSDGRLADPPIALAEIQGYAYDALMRMARIYGELGKKEKANGLLRKAAHLKERFHRAFWMEDKKYFAEALDGEKRKVDSITSNPGHCLWSGMLEYEKAVLVADRLLSDELFSGWGIRTMSCREAAYNPASYHNGSVWPHDNSLIALGLARYGFKDHLKKLISGMIAASEYFEYCRLPELFCGFSREDGGPVRYPVACSPQAWAAATPIALLQAMLGMRIDAAQKCIELNPALPEDINHIEIRDMLIGGETVDFAVHRIGGGIKLEILRSEGINIIMKERGRS is encoded by the coding sequence TTGCATAAAGTTATAAAAGAAGACGGAGTTTTTGTTGAAACCTGCGAATCGGGAGACATAGAAGAGTCGACACTGGGCATGTTTTACCAGGATACCCGTTACTTATCGAAGTACGAACTTAAGATAAACGGAAAAAGGCCGGTGTTTTTATCGGCCAGCGCAGAGAAAAATTATTTTAAAGAAGTTTATCTTGCCGATGAAAAAAACGAAGTCCTCATCTCCAGGAAATCCTGCATCTATAAAAATACTTTCAACGAGAGAATTCGGCTTACAAATTACGGTTTAAGGACCTCAGAGCTTTATCTCACGATCGAGCTTGATGCGGATTTCAAGCACATGTTTGAGGTGAGGGGGTTTGCCGGAAGAAAGGGCACGGGCAAGAAACTTGCCCCGGTTGTGGAGCCGAGAAAGATAATCTTAAGATATACCGGTTCTGACAACATCCTCAGGTCAACGGTGATAACGTTCAGCCGGAATATAACCTCTTTCAAAGACGGTAGGCTGGGTTTTTCGGTAGAGCTGGGTCCCAAAGAGAGCTTTGACCTTTGCGTATGCGTCCACGCTGGCGAAATTGATTCACAAGATTTTATATCATCCGACTTCGAGAAAAATTTTAAAGCGATCCGCGAAAGCTACGATTTGTGGTTCGAGCGCTGCACAAAGGTTTTCACTGACAGCAGTCAGTTCAACAACCTTTACAAGAGATCCTTGGCAGACCTGCGGATGCTGCTGAGCGATTTCGGAGAAGGGCCGATGGCCGTGGCCGGTATCCCCTGGTTTGCGGTGCCCTTCGGTAGGGACAGCATCATAACAGGGATCCAGGCACTGCTTGCCAATACCGAAATTGCTCGGGGTACGCTGGGGACCATGGCGAGATACCAGGGGCAAAAGCTAGATCCATGGAGCGACGAAGAGCCCGGCAAGATAATGCACGAGCTCAGGCAGGGAGAGCTGGTGAATACTAAGGAGGTGCCCTTCGGGCCTTACTACGGCACCCTGGACGCCACACCGCTGTTCCTCATCCTGCTTTCGGAATACTACAACTGGACCGGGGATAAAAAATTCTTCATGGAGCTCTTTCCGGCCGCCGAAAAAGCGCTTAAGTGGATGGAGCAATACGGAGATAGGGACGGAGACAGCTTTCTCGAATACATAAGGGAAAAAGAGGGGGGCCTTGTCAATCAGGGATGGAAGGATTCGAAAGATTCGGTGGTCTTCAGCGACGGAAGGCTCGCCGATCCTCCCATAGCACTGGCGGAAATTCAGGGTTATGCCTATGACGCCCTTATGAGGATGGCACGGATTTACGGGGAGCTGGGGAAGAAAGAAAAGGCGAATGGATTATTAAGAAAAGCCGCTCATTTGAAGGAAAGATTTCACCGGGCGTTCTGGATGGAGGATAAAAAGTACTTCGCCGAGGCCCTGGATGGGGAAAAGAGGAAGGTCGATTCCATAACCTCAAACCCCGGGCACTGCCTGTGGTCCGGCATGTTGGAATACGAAAAAGCAGTACTCGTGGCCGATAGGCTTTTGAGCGACGAACTTTTTTCCGGATGGGGAATAAGGACCATGAGCTGCAGAGAAGCCGCCTACAATCCCGCAAGTTATCACAACGGTTCGGTATGGCCCCACGACAATTCCCTTATAGCTCTGGGACTCGCCAGGTACGGCTTCAAGGATCACCTTAAGAAGTTAATAAGCGGGATGATAGCCGCTTCGGAGTACTTCGAGTACTGCAGGCTGCCGGAGCTTTTCTGCGGGTTTAGCAGGGAGGACGGCGGTCCGGTGAGGTACCCGGTGGCGTGTTCACCGCAGGCCTGGGCTGCGGCTACCCCCATAGCTCTGCTCCAGGCGATGCTGGGAATGCGGATTGACGCCGCACAAAAGTGTATAGAGTTAAATCCGGCATTGCCGGAGGATATAAACCATATAGAGATAAGGGATATGTTGATAGGAGGTGAAACCGTTGACTTTGCGGTTCACAGGATAGGGGGTGGCATTAAGCTAGAAATTTTACGGTCAGAAGGTATTAATATCATTATGAAGGAGAGGGGAAGATCATGA